Genomic DNA from Setaria italica strain Yugu1 chromosome V, Setaria_italica_v2.0, whole genome shotgun sequence:
ATACAACACACTGGTTATGAAAGTACCCAAACGACAAATAACAGGAAAATCAAGGAGAAGAAAGACACAGATAGACTGGCTCGTTGTAGTGTATTGccaacccttttttttttactggtTCTCAACATTTTACAGTTCTTTAGTTCATTGTAAAATTTTGGTCGTACCAAAATCCAAACTCAGGGCAGCTGGGTAGTGGATTTAGCACCCTGGCCAATCTATAGACTATAGTGACAGTGCTAAAGCAAATGCTCTCAGATGTGCGAGCAGAAGCAAAGGTGCAGTGAACAGCAGAAGGTTGAGGCGAATTCTTGCAGCTGCAGATGCCGATGCTGCAGGAACCGACAGATTCCCACATTTGGCCGTGCTCGTGATCGTGAGATGGCCAGATGGACCGACCGGTGGTCACAGTCAGAGATGGATACTGGGCCGAGGAGATTGGGCCTTGCAAATTGCTACAGATGGACACGAGTGTATATATGTGACAAACAAATTGCACTTTGGTATGTATGTGTGTACATACATGTAGCACGTCCATGCTTGATACCATGAAGTACTCCCTGTTCCAAAATGTAGCaaaatgtaggtcattttagttttgtcccaagtcaaacttctctacCTTGCAAATTGCTACAGATGGACACGAGTGTATATATGTGACAAACAAATTGCACTTTGGTATGTATGGGTGTACATACATGTAGCACATGTCCATGTTTGATACAATGAAGTACTTCATGTTCAAAaaaatgtaggtcattttagttttgtcccaagtcaaacttctctacCTTTGACCAAATATATAGAAGAATAAAcaacatctacaacatcaaattaTTTTCGTTAAATACACCATTAAATGTGTACTGAAAGTGCATTGTTTGATATCTAGGAGCTATTATAGTTTTCTATAAATATGGTTAAACATAGAGAAGTTTGACtaaggataaaactaaaacgacctacattttgaaacaaaTGGAATAGCATCCTTTGcactttgttaaaaaaaaatgacgTTTTTAATGGACACTTTATCAGGTGTCCCACTTTGGGCGGTTTTCAGATATTTAAAGCTTCTCTGGCTGAATGGAGGTTAATAGTAGTTGAAAAACGTCAAAAACATGCTTGGCACACAGTAGTAAAGCTCTACTAATTTTAACATGACCCGATGTTAACAGAAAGAAGTTACATATAGAAATACTTCAGCACCCATTTCCtttcttcatctttttttaGAAAGAAGGAACACAAAGCTGTCAAATATAAAAGAATCTATTCTGAGTAAAAAGTATTCCACTTCATATTAAAGCGAGgcaaaaatatttacatacaACTAAATGAATTCAACCATCTGTTGAAAGTTACTCCAGTGAAGCAACTGCAATGTCGAAAAAGACAAGATGGCAACAAGAAAACAGAAACAAACAATGAATAGCCATACCTTCAAAACCTGTAACCTCTTCATCAGGAGCTGCTCAGAAAACATATGATTTTGGACTAGAACCTACGGGAACCTGCTCCTTTGTTCTGGTGAGGAGCCGAAACATTTCCATTACTGCTACCAAAGGACACACAAGAGTACATTGGTGCGGAATTGCCATCCTCTGTATTCTCACTCGGTATCAGGATATGCTTCGCCCCGGGGCTGAGCTTCACTGGGCCTGACCTCAGCACAAAACGGCTGCTAGATGAAGTAGCATTGTCAGGATCAGCTCTTGCCATTCGAGTTCCTGCGTTTCTGGATGGAAGGGCTGCTGAGGCTCTGCTATCAGGAACTCCTTGAACTATCTGGTCTGGGTGGTTCCATGTAAAATTTGCAGAGTTATTACGGTGAACTGATGAGTTTGCAGAGTACAGACCATATGACATAGGCAAATTGGCATGGTAATCTGAAGACGGTGTCACATGCTCCATATTTATTGGTGAAAATGGTGCTGAGGGCGAATCTGTCTTAGTGGAATGATCAGAGTAATAACACCAAGGAGGTGGCGAATTCTGAATAAAGGCAGCACTGCCATGATTGGAAAGTGGTGGACATCCAAATAGAACATTTCTATGAGATTGCAAGTCTGTAAAGTCCCTCCACCTGTCTTCACATCTTGGATCACCAGGGAACACATTGGCAGCGGGCAAAGGGTGGCTGACATTATGTGGGGTTCTGTGTCTAAAATGTGCCTGAGTTGTGCTTCCTGAACTTGCTGAAATATGAGCTACCGTGCTTGCAGAACTTGCTGAAATGTTGGGAATACTCTGAGTTTGTAATGATAGGAAAGGCTGACCTTGTCGTGGCAGTTCCAACACCAACCTGTTGGTAAGATGGTCTTTAGTAGGATTTGGTTGTTTCTGTGCCGCCTCAGACCAATTGTCGACTCTAGTATTGGATACTGTAAGATCACGACCCATCAAGCGCAAGGTTTGTCCTGCAGAAGGCCTAGAACCTTGTTGCGTGTTCATTTCTGAATGAAAAATTTGTTTCTCACTGTGTGATAGATTATGTCCTCGAAATTGAAAGGAAGAAGGTTCACCTCCAGTTGAGAGCTGAGAGACACCATGATGCATAGTCATGGAGCACCAATTTTGCAGCTGAACCGAATCCTGAACAGTTTGGTTTCGCAGTATACACGGGGACTTCATTCTGTTGTCCAAGTCAGCTGCATGTTGCTGTTCTTCTTGGGCATATGGAGTGAAAGACGACTCTTTATGGCTTCTTTTTCCATTGTCAATAACTTGTTGATCCATACACTGAGTTCCAACCTGTGTATGCTGAAGACATGACTCCTCTGAATTTGGATCATAAGGGCTGTTCAAGTCAGCAGGATCTGGCAATTTTTTATTCAGATCAAATAAACCAGTGGACATTACAGTACTACTGCGCTCGGATTGATAATCACGATTTGTGTTATCATTTGCATCCTTAGCCATAGCAAAGGCTTTCTCAGGCATGCGAGAACTACTGCTTTCTGCAATAATGTGTTCCTCTTCACTGGACATTTctatggatgatgatgaagaagaattCATAGCATCAGACAGTAGCTGGCAGATACTTTCTAGTTGGGGTCTTTTGGAACATTGCTTCTTACTGCCAAGTGCACCATTTGCTTCTGAGAATTTGACACGCTTAACCGATTTGCGGCAGAGTTCTATGACTCCAGGGCCTTTTGAATTGCCATGCTTTTCCTTAACCATTTTGACGGATGTATGCTTCGTGTACTTCTTCAGAATGCTGTGCAACGGGAGTTTTTTAATATCCCGATGTTTCCCCACCTTAATAGCCTTTGTACTCCCAATATACTTCAGCCTATTAGCCTTCTTCTGTAAGCTATTATTGAGTCTTCCATGCTTCCTTCTCTTAAGATCAGTGATCTTTTCCCTCTCTGTACTGAGATGATGTTCATCCTCATGTTCCTCTGATGCATCAGGAGTATCCAGCCCAtctcccaaatttggcttgtcAAGTGATGTCTGTAGAATTGATCAATATTAAATGATGACAACAGGTGCATATACCTGGAGTGAATACAGAACAATTGAAAAGTGCATATATGTTTCCTGATGAACCAGAAAAGTGGGTTCATTATAGAAGGACAATCAATTCAAGATCACAATTATTAAATCTAACTGAATACTAACATGTCACAATGTTCATCACAATTATATATGCTCACACATAACTGAATACCTAGGAGGCACAAAATTTAAGCATTTTTTTATAGAAATGCATCACTCTTGTTCTTAGTAGATATATTCATCTATCTGATGAGAACACATTTTATAAAACTCTGTCAGATATTACTTTAATATCAAGACATCTAGGTATGCATACTGGACAGACAttgtgaaacagagggagtaatattCTACAAACTAAAGGCTGTAAAAGAAACTAATTTACTCCTTGAATATTAATGTATTTATGGTTTTGGAACTAAGCACATAAGTACCATACAAAAACATACTTGCAAGATTCACTAACTTATCTGTTGAAATTTTGCCAATACAATGAATATTTCTTatgttgtttgcaaccttatgAAAAATATAGTCCTAGAATCATGTTTGACCAACACTGCCCTATAAATATAGATACTGGAAGCATGATGGATGTGTAACAAGGGTCTAACACTTGCTATAACAATTCTCCAATACATGTTATAGAATTTCAGAATTTGCTATGCCATTGAATATTTGGtgatacatttttttttaaaaaaaaacaagggcAGAAGCCCTGTCACTCACATACCACCCCGTGTATTTGCCAATACTTGGCATGGACACATCAGTTACTAGAACCACAATGACTACACTCATGTGCCACCCTTGTGTATTTGCCAAACCTCAATATGGACGCATTAGTTACTGGAACCATGGGCATTGACTGGCATGGTGACATCAATGTTGACTACAATAATGGGAACAATGTCAACAAAGAACTAGGTGCCGTAGGACATCGGATATAATAGTGTAGACATGAGTGACACTCTTGTTGTAGAGAGGTGCAAATCTGCCATCCTACACATGGCACTTGTTTTGTTCTGTACTGGACAAAGCATGACATTGTTTGCGACATGGATAGAATGGTCGTAAACTCTTCTTCCTTGATAACTATTGTACCAGTTTGTTTATGCTTCTTGATTCAGCTTGAGAATCTTCATTTTATTTAGGTAGAAGAAGACATGGCCAGCAGCTCTAGTGTGGTAGTGCTAAGCAGTCATAAGAGACAAGTACATGCAGAGTCCAGCAAACATAAATGCTACAATGAGAACTTTCGGAAGAGATACTTTACATCATTATTTCAATATTGATATGTGCATTGCAAGTCTCTTCAATAAGGATGCATTGACTTGACCTCCCATACTTGAGGAAACTGATCTATAATACATTAAATATACTCCTAACAACTACACTTATTAGAGTTCATTACACTAGCGGTCCTTGAACTTATGCCATGGTGTTATATAGGTCCTGGAATTTGCACATtgactctcaaaatgcatattcaGGTCCTTGAACATTTTAAATGTGCCACTCGAGGTCCAAAACAAATAAGTGATTAACGAGGTTAATTGCAGATGCCGGTGAAGAAAGAATGGTGAGGGAGAAACAAAGCGGAGAAAGAAAAGCAGTGACTGGAGTAGGGAAGTTAAGAGACGAAAAGAGGATTCCTCGCTTCTCTCTCATGCAAAACCATGCATGGGACTTTCACCTCGCACAACTCCTAAGTgataaaagaaagaagaacatgtcttctttctttttttaattaccTTGCTCGTGTGAGTATAAGATTGAATTCATTCTTTTTCGAAATGGTTTCAAAGAAGAACTACTAATGCTTAACTTTTAGAGGAATCCTTCATAGTGGTTGTGAATGATTGACTTTTTCAAAACTTTCGACCTTGGTGAAAGGTTGAGAAATAGAACCAAATGCCGAGACAAGTTTAAGACATGAAGGTGGGGTAGGGAGTTTTCAAGGTAAGGAGGTGCATTCAACAAGCTTAGAGGCAGCTAGCGATGTCACAATGTGGTGAGGTGCTAGTGGAGGTAGTGGATAgttggaggagggagggaggacaAAGGGATCACTTAGAACCACAAGATTAGTTTTCTCTCCTTATTATTCAAAGTTGTGTATAGATTGTGGTGGTGATCACTAGAGAAAGTTGGTGAAACATGTAGTAGGAGGCATCAAGTAGCAAGCCAATCTAATGTTGCGCTCATGATGCCAACTGCGCTGGGCACAATGGGTGTCAACTAGCAATAGATGAAAAGCTTGCAACTTGTGAGCTCGCTTAACTCGCGTGTAGCTCGACTTGCCTTGGCTCAGCTCATTTCAAAAATCTAATAAGCCAAGCCACATCTGCATCTTGTTTTGATAACGAGCTGCCTTGATCTAGCTCATGAGGCAAACGAGCCAAGGCCTTGGCCTATGCAACGCACACTACTTTGAGCATGTGACCACCAAGACACTCGATTGGTTTCTAcctctctcctttctctctGATATGCTTTGTGTTCTAGAGTCCACTAGAAAAAGAAGACAAGTCATGCCTTCTATCTTGTCCTTATCCtttgtttctctctctttctcatcTACACTATATGAATAGAAAATGAATAGACCATtcaaggaagaaggaagggcCTAGGACGAATGACTAGTTGTCTGATGCAGTGGAGGATCTGAGAAGAGGCGCGATGGATGAGGATCCCCTTAGCCATGGCAGGACTAGCTCGATTTCTGAGGCCTTACATAGTTTGCCAATGCATCCGACATTCTCAAAGGTCAACAATCACTAGAGATGGTGTGTTGCACAGTTGTCGCACTTTGATGTGGTGACTTCTTCACCGCCACTGCCTTTAAGACCAACCATTGACACTACCACCTTTCCAAGCTGACATCCTCATTCTACGGGACTTTGGCCCTCATCCCTAGATACACTCCAGAGCCACACCAACTTGCGACGCTCGTCTTCGATCCAGGTAGCCATGCGAGCTCATGAGCTAAACGCGCTAACTCAAATTGGTTACGAGCCGAGTCGTGCTAGACTTTTAGCTCATTTAGATAACCAGCCAAGTAGAGCCAACTCGATATCCAACCCTAGAGTTCATGACTCTATCAGGTACAACAATGGTGACAAAATGAGTAGCGGCTGGCAAGCACTTCGCTAACAACAACCAGCAGCGACGGGTGGCATCGCAGTGGTGGGGGCCACAAAGCATGTGGTCGGAGCACGCCATGCGTAGGAGTGACTAATGATGAGCTACTAATGCTTCCATGAACTTCAGTGACACAAAACAACAAGCTGAATAGACTCACGCTGAAGTCCTTGGTTTCTAGATTTTTGTTAGCAATTTCAATTGCCAGTTTTCGAAACCTGAAGTCCTCATAAAGCAAAGAAGTTgaaccaaccaaacaaaaaaaaatgattacCCACCCCAGCTACTACAAGAAAGAATATTTATGATGGCCATGTTGTCCACCACGTTCAACATCTAAACATTGCGAACCATGAGAATCCTTGATCCACCACCGCCTAATAAGCTACAACAACATCACCCAGTGCACCAAGTAACACATACACAAACAGCATAGACAAGTTAACATGTAGCAAAACATACTTAGAGGGGGGCTAAGAATGCAATACACAAAACATATGCAACCATGTGAGGCAAGGTGCACGGTGAGAGTAGAGACAAGTTAACATGTGGCAAGAGATAGAGTTGTGGGAATCGGGTGAATAGGAAAGTGATGATAAATGAGGCCAGGTTGACTACAAATGTAATTACGTGACGATTTAGTGTGTATATGGAAGTTCCACAAATCAAATTAACTAGGCTAAATGGGGTGGCTGAAATAATCAATTTAATAAGAAAAACTAAGGAAAATAATGGAAGCCGAAAAATAAAATTAAGGACTTTCCGTAACAAATATTCCTTTTCTACACTTAATTTCTTTAATTATTATCCCCACCCACCTTTAATTACTCCCTAAATCTTGTGCAATAATTTTATGATGGTTCAGTTGGTAAGATACCATTTTATTTTGTGCAAGATACCAGCCTAGAAATAAAATTATGAAATAAATCAACACCATCAAGATAGATACTATAGCTAGAGAGAAACGGTGTGGCAAATGGACTGATAATAGCCATTAATATCTAGTATTAAACTATAGCATTGTATGCGCACAGAAATCTGGCCTATGCCATATTGTATTCAGTTGGTCAACTAATGAAGTACCTAGGTGTAGTGCATTAGTTTACCTACAAGTGTAGAAATGAACAGCAGAAAAAAATCATATCGTGCATACGCTGAAAGCCACATGCATTTGGTATTCCAAAACTTCATCATCACCCAAACACCGTTCCCATGTTTGTCAATGGACGGCAGACATTTCGATAGGTTATATATTTatacacgcatgcatgcattacatgtctttttttttcttgaaccgGAACAAGCGAACATCACCCAAGCAATGATGAAGTCCGGTATAGCCAAGAGAGAATAATGATGCAGAAGATCTCGATCTAGTAAATGCCCCCATCACGTCCATTTCCTATGATAAAGGTCCCGTGTGTAATGGGTCCAGGCCCAGCAGAGatgtgccggccggccggacacCAAGCTGTACGCATCACACATGCAGGAGTTAGCTTACCGTGCATGCTGTGTGAGAAAGGTAACACGACACACCATTTGTAAGATGGTGTACTATAGTACCAGAGATAGCTGGCCTGTGCATGTTCGCGAGCAAGCACTAGTTTGCCTGCTAGCCATGTATAAACGCCACACAAACAGCAAATCATTTCCTAAGCGCGTATCAACAAAATCTCCCAACTCGCAGAGATATCCTTGTCATGAATGTGCTGAACCTCCGTGACACTCGTGTCGATCGATCAGAGCCGACAAATTCAGCATGAAATAACACTGGTCACGCATGAAACAGTCATGCGCCTAGCAAGGTAATCATGCCCAGCGGGAAAGAGGACACAATCATCCAACAAACTTTAACGCTTAGCAATACGAGACACGTACAGCTTTGACCAGCAAATCATCATCTGCCGGAGGACTCGCAAGTGTGGTGCACGAACGCTAAGCAAGCAAGCCAGCGTTAATGCCCCCCAGATTTCGATTCGCCAATCGGGCCGGCGCACAAAATAATCCATACATAAAATATCCTGCGCCGCGTCCCCATATAAAGCAACAACTAATTTGGCCCCTCAAATACCAACCAAATCCGCCACTTTCAATATGGTAATAATAATGCCGCGATTTGAGGCATAGCATACATGGATGCGATAGAGATGGCTAGAAATTAATGCTAAGCATCTAACGATTCCGATGCTACCGACAGTTGCCCAATCCAAACCGCGGTGATTCAGCAGTTGCAGATCGATCACCAGAAAATAATTCGCAGTAAAAAAAGCAGGAGAAAAAACATTGGAACAAGACGAGACTGGTATCATGATGCAGGCACGGGGTgggtcgggtcgggtcgggtcgggCTGGGCTGGACCACATACCTTTCTGGCGAAATTCCCCTCCGCCGCACGccgttccgccgccgccgacgactccggctcgtccgccgccgctccctccagGCGCCGCTTCCTCCGCATCTCCTTGTGCCGCCTGACGATGGAGCCGAggacctcctcctcgtccgcaGCGGGgttggggacgacgacggcgtccaCGGCAGGCGCCGCCGCGAAGAGGTCGGAGACGAACCGCTTCTTCGGCGTCCGCCCGTTccccggcgcctcctcctcgtcttcgtcCACTTCCGCCACaggctccgcctccgcctccacctccacctccgcctcagccGCCTTGATAGCCGCAAACTCATCCTCCCACCATCGGAAGAACCGGACCTCCATCGGCGGCAAATCCCGGGCGGCGAGGTCGAAGgggccgagcgccgccgccggcgtaccTCGCATCGCTTCGGCGCAGCGCCTTCACCGATACACGCAACCAAATCAGCAAAAGAAAAGGGGCGGAGAAAAccgacgcggcggccggaggcTCCACGCGTACCTGATGGAGAaggtcgccgccatggccgcggggACGGGAGCGAATCTGCGCGGAGCCGATGCTGCGGGGTGGGTTTTTTCAgacgaggagagagaagagaggagagaagtAGGGGGGAGAAACGAGAGGGTATTTAAAGGAGGCGCCACAGTTTCAAGGCAATAAATAAATTGGGAAAAATTTCGATTTCTTCGCCGCGAATTAATTACACTTTCCCGCTCCTTTtgccaatattttttttggcgCTGCTCATTATTTTACTACTTTAATGGCTATATTGGTCTTGGTGTCGTGCTGGGCCCCACCGCTCCATTACTACGGTGGACAGCGACGTGAGAAGGACAGCGGCCAATGGGATTTTTTTAAAGCGCAAGTGACGGGTGACGTGGCGCGATCGGGAGCGTTGGCTGGTCCGGTGGCATCATGTGACGGCGACACAGAGGTGGTGGAAGAAACCCGAGAGGTGGGTTTCATGTTCCAAAATGGTTCGCACACACGCAATTGTCTCTCGCCGTGTGAAGAGTGAAAACCACAGACACACGTTGGCTCAGATTTACTGAACAAAATATTAGCAAACTAATTAACCACTATCAAGATGGAAAAATATTAGTAGTAGCACAAGGGAGCAGCAAGGTGTAATTATCGCAAACTATTTGTTGCTTAGAAACTGCTGCACCCTTTAAATACACTTTTTTGTTTCCATCTGATTTGTTTTCTCTCCGCATCCTTTTTGTCTACATTTTCTCCATGCTGATGGGAAAAGGACAATAAAAATATAGAGTTGATTGCATCAGTGAATTGATTATTTGATTTCATGACAGGAAATTACCACATCAATATAATTTGCAAGCCTGGAATGATATAATTGTGGGATGCATTGAAAGCCATATCATCCTTTTACTAGAATAAATATGCACACCTAACATGTTATAAGAGAAATATGTGATTTTATGTATGCTTTGATTAAATTCCATAGATTGCTCCATTTCCACAATTTATATTTGACATGAAGGTTATGTATGGGAGTGATAGGTGCTGGTGAAAAAATGGTGAGATCCTCTACGAGAGGAGAAATCATAGTCGGCGCCCACAAAATGGTGCACGCAAGGCGACAAGGATTCAATTTTTGCATGGCGGAAGATCAATGACGATTGAGTTTAGATGACAGCTTAGTGACAAGTAAATAGGATGCCAGCTAAGAGTCCAATATTATATAATGGGTGAGATGATATAGCAGCTAAGAATAATTAAGAATGATACATCGTATAATATAGAATGattcttttctttaattttatttGATGTTAGAATGAATAGCGTGAAAAAGATTGACATAAGACGTCGAATTTGATTATTTCATTTATGGTACAAAACTTCCATCTAGATCAACAAGAGTGACCTATATATTAGAAGCCACATCATTCTATGTACTAGAATAGATATATGCACATAGAATATGTTCTACAAGATATATATATCATTAATTTTTATGATGTCTTTACGAAATTCATAGATttcaagtttatagaaaatcAGCAAAAAGtgaatttattttattttcatggTTGGAAAATGGCCATCCTAGCTAATATCATACTGCTCTGGATACCCCATTATTTCTATCTACAATAAATATGCACAGTACACATGTTCTACGAGatatataatttatatatatccatattaaatttatttatcaTTCTATTCTCTtaattataaaataaatatgAGAATCCAAGATGAAAACATATCCGAAACTCATGTGCACCCATGAGAAAGAGGAAATACAATGTGAGCGCCGTATACGCGGGGGCCTGGGTACCTGTAACAATAAGCACGGTTCTCTATTGCGGAGTTTGATGGTATGCGGGCGGTGGGGCCAGACCGTGTGGGCCCCAGTACTCTGTTGTCGGCGAGCCTACCGGGTGGCGACAGGGATCCgacttgggggggggggggggggggggggtgccctctctctctcttcgctcACACATCTTCTTCCTTGCTTCACCCTTGTGGCATGTGAGTgtgcttctttttctttgttgttttccttttttccacCCCTTTGGCTCCCCTTTGCTTGCGTGGTTTCCTGGTTGGAGATTCTCGTCTCGTGCGTCCGATTGGGGCTGCAGCCAAGATCGCCTTGTACGTGCTGTCTGCTGCCTGCCTACTGCATGGCCTGGCCCTGCTGCGTGGCGTGCGGGCCAACTTGCATTTGCACCCTTCTCCATTTCCTTGCTTTTGTATATATGTATCTTTGTTATCTTTCCCCACACTCTCTCTTTCAGCTCCCATCATCAGACGACGATATCCTCGTGGAAAAGAGTACTTGGCGGCTTAATTTTCTCTTGCTACCAGTTAATTATCACCAGATGGCTCATCAGTATCAAATTCGAAAGAACATATGGAATTTTTGGAAGTTTCAGCGAGAAAGCATGTGTATGCGCGA
This window encodes:
- the LOC101783386 gene encoding uncharacterized protein LOC101783386, encoding MAATFSIRRCAEAMRGTPAAALGPFDLAARDLPPMEVRFFRWWEDEFAAIKAAEAEVEVEAEAEPVAEVDEDEEEAPGNGRTPKKRFVSDLFAAAPAVDAVVVPNPAADEEEVLGSIVRRHKEMRRKRRLEGAAADEPESSAAAERRAAEGNFARKTSLDKPNLGDGLDTPDASEEHEDEHHLSTEREKITDLKRRKHGRLNNSLQKKANRLKYIGSTKAIKVGKHRDIKKLPLHSILKKYTKHTSVKMVKEKHGNSKGPGVIELCRKSVKRVKFSEANGALGSKKQCSKRPQLESICQLLSDAMNSSSSSSIEMSSEEEHIIAESSSSRMPEKAFAMAKDANDNTNRDYQSERSSTVMSTGLFDLNKKLPDPADLNSPYDPNSEESCLQHTQVGTQCMDQQVIDNGKRSHKESSFTPYAQEEQQHAADLDNRMKSPCILRNQTVQDSVQLQNWCSMTMHHGVSQLSTGGEPSSFQFRGHNLSHSEKQIFHSEMNTQQGSRPSAGQTLRLMGRDLTVSNTRVDNWSEAAQKQPNPTKDHLTNRLVLELPRQGQPFLSLQTQSIPNISASSASTVAHISASSGSTTQAHFRHRTPHNVSHPLPAANVFPGDPRCEDRWRDFTDLQSHRNVLFGCPPLSNHGSAAFIQNSPPPWCYYSDHSTKTDSPSAPFSPINMEHVTPSSDYHANLPMSYGLYSANSSVHRNNSANFTWNHPDQIVQGVPDSRASAALPSRNAGTRMARADPDNATSSSSRFVLRSGPVKLSPGAKHILIPSENTEDGNSAPMYSCVSFGSSNGNVSAPHQNKGAGSRRF